The proteins below come from a single Solea senegalensis isolate Sse05_10M linkage group LG2, IFAPA_SoseM_1, whole genome shotgun sequence genomic window:
- the nid2a gene encoding nidogen-2 isoform X3, which yields MERAELLAVCLLCWSCSVCVVTAIQRADMFPYGTISGDLILAEGDDETSRVLTLPKALYFYNSPFTQLYVATNGIISAQDLPMEKQYVDDGFPTDFPVVAPFLADIDTSGGQGQIYYRVTETPSVLNRVAQEVHRGFPGAKFTPTHAVVATWENVAAHEEQSRTVRPSNKINTFQAVIGYDEIDSYVIFLYPEGGLNFFGTRPKESYNVEIEFPARVGFSRGEIPYLIFSRTEGPYYSVIGEDQSIQNLYQVGNTGIPGIWLFHTGNHYSFDNIVPASISGLLATSPTGGLPLDTTTPEYAEFEEYPYNTFEPDNQEEEEEEEEEEDDYPLTGGDPEFQTAPDGGDQSESLQPSSPGAPSEDPGHHVPHGSEDVPLTSEPRYGSEPAERQYVPPNPPEAPAEGGYRHHQEQQPQDPLEVVDVYPPQRNEPRLSPGGHVVSVDEEDVDFDTGVIQYTTENKETCARFQQQCSQNAFCTDYATGYCCHCQSGFYGNGRHCLPEGAPQRVSGKVSGTVTVGSTPVTLNNIDLHAYIVVGDGRAYTAISEVPEPVGWALMPVAPIGELFGWLFALELPNSQAGFKTTGAEFTRHAEVIFYPGNQHLSIIQTGRGLDDHNHLTVDTVVSGSVPFIPPGAEVTIDPFKEIYQYYPSVATSTSVREFSVVSAERGSESFSFQLKQNVTFRDCRHDNRATALETLQITMERVFVMYVKEERILRYAITNKISPVGVEPTGPELVNPCYAGNHDCDTTAMCIPLDGQAFQCQCATGYRGDGRNCYDVDECAEGSSPCSAHAQCVNLPGSHRCQCQSGYEFGFDGRTCVDIDECSSSPCHANARCINGLGSFECRCELDFYGDGFFCTTQDGQTVRPKSQCEQHRDSLQSGVDLNGQPSVGAFVPQCDSDGRYRPLQCHGSTGHCWCVDSWGQERPGTRTPPGTAHGDCDRPDEPVRPKTYCEQHRDSVQTTSPEGYPILGVFVPECDANGQYKPSQCHSSTGHCWCVDSSGQERAGTRTPPGTQSVDCDKPDEPVRPKTHCEHHRDSVQTTSPEGYPVVGAYIPQCDANGEYTSLQCHGATGHCWCVDSRGQERAGTRTQPGAQPKDCDEPDEPVRPKTRCEHHRDSVQTTSPEGYPIAGAYVPQCDANGQYIRLQCHGSTGHCWCVDSSGQERAGTRTSPGAPSVDCDKPDEPVRPKTHCEHHRDSVQTTSPEGYPILGAYVPQCDANGHYKPQQCHGSTGHCWCVDSSGQERAGTRTSPGTPSVDCDKPEEPVRPKTHCEHHRDSVQTTSPEGYPILGAYVPQCDANGHYKPQQCHGSTGHCWCVDSSGQERAGTRTSPGTPSVDCDKPEEPVRPKTHCEHHRDSVQTTSPEGYPILGAYVPQCDANGHYKPQQCHGSTGHCWCVDSSGQERAGTRTSSDAPSVDCDKPDEPVGPKTHCEHHRDSVQTTSPEGYPILGAYVPQCDANGQYITLQCHGSTGHCWCVDSRGQERAGTRTSPGTPSVDCDKPDEPVRPKTHCEHHRDSVQTTSPDGYPIIGTYVPQCDVNGQYISLQCHGSSGHCWCVDSIGQERAGTRTPPGTQPKDCDEPDEPVRPKTHCEQHRDSVQTTSPEGYPIAGVFVPECDANGQYKSLQCHGSTGHCWCVDSRGEERPGTRTPPSIPSVDCDKPDEPARPKTHCEHHRERVQTTSPEGYPVIGAYVPQCDANGQYIPLQCHGSSGHCWCVDSRGQERTGTRTPPGTQPRDCDKPDEPERPKTQCEHHRDSVDTTSAEGYSISGVYVPQCDAEGQYLPQQCHASTGHCWCVDSRGQQRAGTRTSPGTAPVDCDKPVHVAPTQRPESVCERWRASLIEHYGGKPDPQQYVPQCDPDGQFSPVQCYGETTYCWCVDQDGREVPGTRSHDVVKPACIPSVAPPTVRPLPRPDVTPPPNADITLLYAQGQKIGALPLNGTKLDANHSKTLLTLHGSIVVGIAYDCKENHVYWTDLSARTISRALLAPGAEPEILINTNLVSPEGLAVDTKRRLMFWVDSTPDVIESANLDGSGRKTLFDTDLVNPRAIIVVSSTGTLYWTDWNREAPKIECATVDAKNRRVVVSDGIGLPNALTYDSSSGQICWADAGTKRLECISPDGTGRRVIHPTLNYPFSMVYYRNHFYYTDWRRDGVIVVSKEGSQFTDEYLPDQRSHLYGITIATTQCLSGSH from the exons ATGGAGAGAGCGGAACTGTTGGCCGTGTGTCTGCTGTGctggagctgcagtgtgtgtgtggttacagcCATCCAGAGGGCTGACATGTTTCCTTATGGCACTATAAGTGGAGATTTAATACTGGCTGAGGGCGACGATGAAACCTCCAGAGTGCTGACCCTGCCCAAAGCCTTGTACTTCTACAACTCCCCCTTCACCCAGCTATAT GTGGCCACCAATGGAATCATATCAGCCCAGGACCTGCCGATGGAAAAGCAATATGTGGACGATGGCTTCCCCACAGATTTCCCTGTGGTGGCTCCGTTCCTTGCTGACATTGACACCAGTGGTGGACAAGGACAAATTTACTACCGCGTTACAGAAACTCCCAGTGTGCTCAACAGAGTGGCCCAG GAAGTGCACAGAGGATTCCCCGGTGCAAAattcacacccacacatgctGTGGTGGCAACATGGGAGAACGTGGCGGCACATGAAGAGCAAAGTCGAACTGTTAGGCCGTCAAACAAG ATCAACACTTTCCAGGCAGTTATCGGTTATGATGAGATCGACTCATACGTCATCTTTCTCTACCCTGAAGGTGGTTTGAACTTCTTTGGAACACGAcccaag GAGTCATATAATGTTGAGATAGAGTTTCCTGCAAGAGTTGGCTTCAGCAGAGGTGAAATTCCATACCTAATCTTTTCTCGAACTGAGGGACCTTACTACAGTGTTATTGGTGAAGATCAGAGTATTCAAAACCTTTACCA GGTTGGTAATACAGGAATACCAGGTATCTGGCTTTTCCATACTGGGAACCATTATTCTTTCGACAACATTGTCCCTGCATCCATCAGTGGCCTCCTTGCTACTTCTCCAACTGGAGGCCTCCCATTG GACACAACCACACCTGAATACGCTGAGTTTGAGGAATACCCATACAATACCTTTGAACCTGATAaccaagaggaagaggaagaggaggaggaagaggaggatgattaCCCTTTGACAGGTGGGGACCCTGAATTCCAGACAGCACCTGATGGTGGTGACCAATCAGAGTCTCTTCAACCATCAAGCCCTGGTGCTCCTTCAGAGGACCCTGGACATCACGTGCCACATGGCAGTGAAGACGTACCATTGACTTCAGAACCCAGGTACGGTTCAGAACCAGCAGAGCGGCAGTATGTTCCCCCAAATCCCCCAGAGGCACCAGCAGAGGGAGGTTATCGGCATCATCAGGAGCAGCAGCCACAG GATCCTCTGGAGGTGGTGGATGTGTACCCACCTCAAAGAAATGAACCACGTCTTTCCCCCGGAGGTCATGTGGTCAGCGTGGATGAGGAGGATGTTGATTTTGACACAGGAG TGATTCAGTACACTACAGAGAATAAAGAAACATGTGCCAG ATTCCAGCAACAGTgctcccagaatgcattttgcACTGATTATGCAACAGGCTACTGCTGCCACTGCCAGTCTGGCTTCTATGGAAATGGACGCCACTGTCTTCCTGAGG GTGCCCCTCAGCGTGTCAGTGGTAAGGTGAGTGGAACTGTCACAGTGGGATCCACTCCAGTAACCCTGAACAACATTGACCTCCATGCCTACATCGTGGTGGGTGACGGAAGAGCGTACACTGCCATCAGTGAG GTACCTGAACCAGTGGGCTGGGCTCTGATGCCAGTTGCACCAATTGGAGAGTTGTTTGGATGGTTGTTTGCTCTAGAGCTGCCCAACAGCCAAGCAGGGTTCAAAACCACAG GTGCTGAGTTCACTCGCCATGCTGAGGTCATCTTTTACCCTGGCAACCAGCACCTGTCAATCATTCAGACTGGCCGTGGCCTTGACGAccacaaccacctcactgtggACACTGTTGTCAGCGGCAGCGTGCCCTTCATACCTCCTGGAGCTGAAGTTACCATTGATCCCTTCAAGGAGATCTACCAGTACTACCCATCTG TTGCCACATCCACTTCTGTGAGGGAGTTTTCAGTAGTTTCGGCAGAACGAGGATCGGAGTCCTTCTCCTTCCAGCTCAaacaaaatgtcaccttccGTGACTGTCGTCATGACAACCGCGCCACTGCCCTGGAGACGCTACAGATCACTATGGAGAGGGTGTTTGTCATGTATGTCAAGGAGGAGCGGATCCTGAGATACGCCATCACCAACAAGATCAGCCCAGTTGGAG TTGAGCCAACTGGGCCAGAGTTGGTTAACCCCTGCTACGCTGGGAACCACGACTGTGACACCACAGCCATGTGTATCCCACTTGACGGCCAGGCCTTCCAGTGCCAGTGTGCTACTGGTTACAGAGGGGATGGACGCAACTGTTATG ATGTCGATGAGTGTGCTGAGGGTTCGAGTCCATGTAGTGCTCATGCTCAGTGTGTGAACCTGCCCGGCAGCCACCGCTGTCAGTGCCAGAGTGGCTATGAGTTTGGCTTCGATGGGCGTACATGTGTTG ATATCGATGAGTGTAGCTCGTCTCCATGTCATGCCAATGCCAGATGTATCAATGGACTAGGATCTTTTGAGTGTCGTTGTGAGCTGGACTTTTATGGTGATGGTTTCTTCTGTACCACGCAAGATG GTCAGACAGTTCGTCCAAAAAGCCAGTGTGAGCAGCACAGAGATAGTCTGCAGAGTGGAGTCGATCTAAATGGACAGCCAAGTGTTGGAGCCTTCGTCCCCCAGTGCGACTCTGATGGGCGGTACCGACCACTGCAG TGCCATGGTTCCACTGGACATTGTTGGTGTGTGGACAGTTGGGGACAGGAGAGACCAGGAACCAGGACTCCACCTGGTACAGCACATGGAGACTGTGACAGACCAG ATGAACCAGTGCGTCCTAAAACCTACTGtgagcagcacagagacagTGTCCAGACCACCAGTCCAGAGGGATATCCTATTTTGGGAGTATTTGTACCTGAGTGTGATGCTAATGGACAATACAAGCCATCACAG TGCCACAGCTCCACTGGGCATTGTTGGTGCGTGGACAGTAGTggacaggagagagcaggaacCAGGACTCCACCTGGAACACAATCTGTCGACTGTGACAAACCAG ATGAACCAGTGCGTCCTAAAACTCACTGTGAGCACCACAGAGACAGTGTACAGACCACCAGTCCAGAGGGATATCCTGTAGTCGGAGCCTACATCCCCCAGTGTGATGCGAATGGAGAATACACATCACTGCAG TGTCATGGCGCTACTGGACATTGTTGGTGCGTGGACAGTAGGggacaggagagagcaggaacCAGGACACAACCTGGTGCACAACCTAAAGACTGTGATGAACCAG ATGAGCCAGTGCGTCCTAAAACTCGCTGTGAGCACCACAGAGACAGTGTGCAGACCACCAGTCCAGAGGGATATCCTATCGCTGGAGCCTATGTTCCCCAGTGTGATGCAAATGGACAGTACATAAGACTGCAG TGTCATGGTTCTACTGGACATTGTTGGTGCGTGGACAGTAGTGGACAGGAGAGGGCAGGGACCAGGACTTCACCTGGTGCACCATCTGTAGACTGTGATAAACCAG ACGAACCAGTGCGTCCTAAAACACACTGTGAGCACCACAGAGACAGTGTACAGACCACCAGTCCAGAGGGATATCCTATATTAGGAGCCTATGTCCCCCAGTGTGATGCTAATGGACACTACAAACCTCAACAG TGTCATGGTTCTACTGGACATTGTTGGTGCGTGGACAGTAGTGGACAGGAGAGGGCAGGGACCAGGACTTCACCTGGTACACCATCTGTAGACTGTGATAAACCAG AAGAACCAGTGCGTCCTAAAACACACTGTGAGCACCACAGAGACAGTGTACAGACCACCAGTCCAGAGGGATATCCTATATTAGGAGCCTATGTCCCCCAGTGTGATGCTAATGGACACTACAAACCTCAACAG TGTCATGGTTCTACTGGACATTGTTGGTGCGTGGACAGTAGTGGACAGGAGAGGGCAGGGACCAGGACTTCACCTGGTACACCATCTGTAGACTGTGATAAACCAG AAGAACCAGTGCGTCCTAAAACACACTGTGAGCACCACAGAGACAGTGTGCAGACCACCAGTCCAGAGGGATATCCTATATTAGGAGCCTATGTCCCCCAGTGTGATGCTAATGGACACTACAAACCTCAACAG TGTCATGGTTCTACTGGACATTGTTGGTGCGTGGACAGTAGTGGACAGGAGAGAGCAGGGACCAGGACTTCATCTGATGCACCATCTGTAGACTGTGATAAACCAG ACGAACCAGTGGGTCCTAAAACTCACTGTGAGCACCACAGAGACAGTGTACAGACCACCAGTCCAGAGGGATATCCTATATTAGGAGCCTATGTCCCCCAGTGTGATGCTAATGGACAGTACATAACACTGCAG TGTCATGGCTCTACTGGACATTGCTGGTGTGTGGACAGTagaggacaggagagagcaggGACCAGGACTTCACCTGGTACACCATCTGTAGACTGTGACAAACCAG ATGAACCAGTGCGTCCTAAAACTCACTGTGAGCACCACAGAGACAGTGTCCAGACCACCAGTCCAGATGGATATCCTATAATTGGCACCTATGTTCCCCAGTGTGATGTTAATGGACAGTACATATCTCTACAG TGTCATGGCTCTTCTGGACATTGTTGGTGCGTGGACAGTATTGGTCAAGAGAGAGCAGGAACCAGGACTCCACCTGGTACACAACCAAAAGACTGTGATGAACCAG ATGAACCAGTGCGTCCTAAAACCCACTGtgagcagcacagagacagTGTCCAGACCACCAGTCCAGAGGGATATCCTATCGCTGGAGTGTTTGTACCTGAGTGTGATGCTAATGGACAATACAAATCTCTACAG TGCCATGGTTCAACTGGACATTGTTGGTGTGTGGACAGTAGGGGAGAGGAGAGACCAGGAACCAGGACTCCACCTAGTATACCATCTGTCGACTGTGACAAACCAG ATGAACCAGCGCGTCCTAAAACTCACTGTGAACACCACAGAGAGCGAGTCCAGACCACCAGTCCAGAGGGATATCCTGTAATTGGAGCATATGTGCCCCAATGTGATGCTAATGGACAGTACATACCACTGCAG TGCCATGGCTCCAGTGGACATTGTTGGTGTGTGGACAGTAGAGGACAGGAGAGAACAGGAACCAGGACTCCGCCTGGTACACAACCTAGAGACTGTGACAAACCAG ATGAACCAGAACGTCCTAAAACTCAGTGTGAACACCACAGAGACAGTGTGGACACCACCAGTGCAGAGGGATATTCTATATCTGGGGTCTACGTACCTCAGTGTGATGCAGAAGGACAGTACCTACCTCAGCAG TGTCACGCTTCCACTGGACATTGTTGGTGTGTGGACAGTAGGGGACAGCAGAGAGCAGGAACTAGGACTTCACCTGGTACAGCACCTGTAGACTGTGACAAACCAG TCCATGTAGCTCCGACCCAGCGCCCTGAGAGCGTGTGTGAACGATGGAGGGCCAGTTTGATTGAGCATTATGGTGGGAAACCTGACCCACAACAATATGTGCCCCAGTGTGACCCAGATGGACAGTTCAG TCCAGTCCAGTGTTATGGAGAGACCACTTACTGCTGGTGTGTGGACCAGGACGGGCGTGAGGTTCCTGGCACTCGATCACATGATGTTGTCAAACCGGCAT GCATCCCCTCAGTGGCTCCACCCACCGTTCGACCATTGCCCCGTCCTGATGTGACCCCGCCTCCAAATGCTGACATCACGCTGCTGTACGCTCAGGGACAGAAAATAGGAGCGTTGCCTCTTAATGGGACCAAACTAGATGCAAACCACTCTAAAACACTATTGACTCTGCAT ggtTCCATAGTAGTTGGTATAGCCTACGACTGCAAAGAGAACCATGTCTACTGGACAGATTTGTCCGCAAGAACCATCAGCAGAGCTTTATTGGCACCTGGAGCAGAGCCGGAGATACTCATTAACACAA ATCTGGTCAGTCCTGAGGGTTTAGCTGTGGACACCAAACGTAGGTTGATGTTCTGGGTCGACTCAACCCCTGATGTGATTGAAAGCGCCAACCTCGATGGCAGCGGGAGGAAGACACTGTTTGACACAGACTTGGTCAACCCCCGGGCCATCATTGTGGTCTCTTCCACTGG